The genomic stretch CCAGCTGCTCTTTCCTAACTAAAGTCTTCCCTGTTCCTTGGTGATCTATCTTAAACATGATGATGTGACCTTGAAGATTCTGTTTAAAAAAGCTGCCTGAATATAACATGAGAACTCCAACAATTCATATGAAATCTACATGCATTCAGCAAAGGatcagttgtttgtttgtttgtttgttttttgtacttTGCCACACTCTTCATCCTGGTTTTGTATAAGGGGAACTCTCATTTCCTAGGGCATTGAAATGGCATAGTTTAGATCAGATTCTCTTAGGGTGTAAACTATTTCCTAAGACAGTTTGGGAGCTGTATTGACTTTTCAGGCCCATTAGCAATCCATTTCTGCCTCTGAAGCTTTAATATAATAGATGCAAAGTCAGAATAACTCAGTGGTGACCTACCTCCAATGTCCCTGGCGGGCCCAAGGAACAAGCAAGagaataggaaagagaaaaatacagaaaatggactttcttttttgagaaagacaagggggaaaaaagagaaataataggaataaataaatgactagCACTTACTTTAGCACAGGGATGTACTCTTATTCTGGCTCTTGCTCTGGCAAGCTCAGTAAAGACAGAATTACAATGGATGTGAAAAGCACACCAGTAGGAAAAACAGAGAGTGAGAGGTGGGGCAGAGGGTGGTCGGTAAAGAAGATTTTCTTAAGGTGTAATATCATATCATTTGGGTCTTGAAGAAGGAGAGAGTTTTGAAAAAGGGCAGAAGAGCCTTAAATCAGGTGCAAAGATGCCAGGAACCAGACTCAGAGGCTGTGAGATCCTCATTTAATGTGGGACCTTTGTATTGGTTACCTCCCACATCCACATCCCTAGTACGGTAGCATCCAGCCCAGGGCAGACAACACTGGTGACCCAAGCATTTCTTCTCCACTTCCTCCTTAATAACAGGCTCTTATATTGAACCAGGCACATTGCTGTATCTCCTGCAGTGATGGGTGGGCTTCTAACTAAGTGTTGGTCAGTGAGATGTAAGTGGAGGGATTTGTGGGATTCTGGGAAGGCATCttaaaaagagctgactcagcTTGGAGGGGCTCGCTTTGTCCTTCTGCCTTTCTTCATTCTGGCCTGTAACACAAAAGTGATGGGTAGCACGGCAAAGTCATTTCAGACCCTGGGGGTGGCCTTGACGATGAAAGTCATCAGCTAGAATAGTTAAGCAGAAAGATCCAAACTTCCATTCTGATGAACATGGTATGCAAACTGAATTTCTTGGGATGACAAGATTTTAAAAGTCtatgagacagagaaacagaaaatccttagaaaacagtttggaacCATCCACAGTTATTCCGTGGGGCTCCtcttgatagctcagttagtaaagaatccacctgcaatgacagagactctggtttgattcctgggttgggaagatccctgaagaaggaataggctatccacttcagtatccttgggcttcctttgtgccccagctgataaagaatccgcctgcaatgcgggagacctgggtttgatccctgtgttgggaagatcccctgaagaaggggaaggctaccccctccagtattctggcctggaggattccatggactgtatagtccatggggtctcaaagagtcagagatgactgaacaactttcactatCACTGTTACTCCAGAATTCCGCTAGGAGGTCTCATGAAGTGACtaatagaataaaatactgaaggaaatcTGATCTTTCCCTGGAAATATGGAGTAGGTGGAGAAGATTGtgcagtgagggaaaaaaaagttaataaaattaacCCCCTGTCCTAAGTTCCTATAAAATAGAGAGGTGAGATTTGCACCCAGGTCTGACTCAAGAACCAATGCTTTTCATAAAAAATGCAGGGGGAGGCCCACATGGCTTCAGAGGATGGGTGACGGGTGGAGTATCAGTCACATCTGTGTCTCAGATCGTCTTAAATGGCATCAGAGGGACCTAGCTAAGTTTCAGAAACAGATTAGTGTCTGGAAATTGTTAGCTTgtcctgagtgccgaagaattggtgcttgtgaactgtggtgttggagaagactcttgagagtcccttggactgcaaagagatgaaaccagtcaatcctaaaggaaatcagtcctgaatattcattggaagggctgatgctgaagctgaagctccatcctttggccacctgatgtgaagaactgacccatcggaaaagcccctgatgctgggaaagattaaaggcaggaggagaaggggatgacagaggttgagattgttggatggcatcaccaactcaatggacatgagtttgagtaaactccaggtgttggtgatgaacagggaggcctggcatgctgcagtccatggggtcacaaagagtcggacacgactgagcaactgaactgaactgaactggatagaGTTATTTGGCATGGCTTTTGTTTAGTGTTTTAGTGGTAGGATTTCACACTATTTGTGTTCAAATAGCTTTTGCCTCATCCTCTCAACCAAGTTCTTTGGCCTtggttgagttcagttcagttccgtcacttagtcgtgtctgactttttgcgaccccatgaactgcagcacgccaggcctccctgtccattaccaactccaggagtccacccaaacccatgtccattgtgtcagtgatgccattcaaccatttcatcctctgtcatcctcttcttctcctgccttcaatctttcccagaattagggtcttttcaaatgagccagctctctgcatcaggtgaccaaagtattggagtttcagcttcaacatcagtccctccaatgaacatccaggactgatctcctttaggatggactggttggatctccttgcagtccaagggactctcaagagtcttctccaacaccacagttcaaaagcatcaattctttggcgctcagctttctttatagtccaactctcacatccatacatgactactggaaaaaccataaccttgactagatggacctttgttggcaaagcaatgtctctgctttttaatatgctgtctaggttggtcataactttccttccaaggagcaagcgtcttttaattttgtggctgcagtcaccacctgcagtgattttggaactcagaaaaataaagtcagccactgtttccactgtttccccatctatttgccatgaagtgatgggactggatgccatgatattagttttctgaatgttgagccaacttttttttttaagccaactttttcactctcctctttcaccttcatcaagaggctctttagttcttcttcttaaaactatacagtggaagtgagaaatagatttaagggactagatctgatagacagagcgcctgatgaactatggatggaggttcgtgacattgtacaggagacccggagcaagaccatgcccaagaaaaagaaatgcaaaaaagcaaaatcgttgtctgaggaggccttacaaatagctgtgaaaagaagagaagcaaaaagcaaagaagaaaaggaaagatatacccatttgaatgcagagtttcaaagaatagcaaggagagataagcaagccttcctcagtgatcaatgcaaagaaatagaggacaacaatagaatgggaaagactagagatctcttcaagaaaattagagatacaaagggaacatttcatgcaaagatgggctcgataaaggacagaaatggtatggacctaacagaagcagaagatattaagaagaggtggcaagaatacacagaagaactgtacaaaaaacgacccagataatcatgaagatgtatcactcacactcacctagagctgaacatcctggaatgtgaagtcacgtgggccttaggaagcatcactaggaacaaagctagtggaggtgatggaattccagttgagctgtttcaaatgctaaaagatgatgctgtgaaagtgatgcactcaatatgtcagcaaatttggaaaactcagcagtggccacaggactggaaaaggtcagttttcattccaatcccaaagaaaggtaatgccaaagaatgctcaaactaatgcacaattggcCTTGGTAGATTGACccaaggagaaggtgatggcaccccactgcagtactcttgcctggaaaatcccatggacagaggagcctggtaggcttcagtccatggggtcgagaagagtcagacgtgactgagcgacttcacttttacttttcactttcatgcactggagaaggaaatggcaacccactccagtattcttgcctggagaatcccagggacgggggagcctggtggcctgccatctatggggtcgcacagagtcagacacgactgaagtgacttagcagcagtagcagtagattGACCCAAAAGTAATCTGGTGAAATAATAGAAGTTCTAAGAGTTGGCCTCAAAGCTTCCAAAAGCAGTATAGAAGTGTCTTGTtagacacatgcatacatactGATATGTATGCATGTTCCCATATTGTaagtgtgtgtcagtgtgtggtATCTTTACAAGAGAGACAGAATCAAAGGAATTTAAAGGTCTGCTATGAAAATGGGAAGCCCTAATCTGTGTTTCCTTTTTGAAAGGCAGGGTTTGGTGACTACCACCTCAGCTTGCTAATGTCAGGTCCTGCCAACCCTGTGTCTTCTTTGCCTTGGAGGAGAACCTGGTCAGCATTATGTCCTTGTTATCTTCCTGGTTCAAGGAAAAGGCCAAGGAATCAGATCTGGAAGGCTATGCAAGAGTTACCGGCAATTCACATTGCATTCATTCTTTCCTTATTCCTGCTTCCATTTGCAGGGTGCTTGTGTTTAAATGTCCCCTTCTTAGAGAAACTCCTTTTGTCCACCTTCACCTCCTGACACTTccctctattttcttctttgtagcaTGTGTGAACATTTGACCTAAACATATTGAATCTACTTAATTAATTGTCAAGACTCCCTTAATTCGAATGTCCCTATGGCCTAGAACAACGCTTGTtaacatagtaagcactcaataaacatttgcagaatgaacagatggatgaatgaatgaatgtaccaTAGTTCTAAGCTGTCTATTGGCAAAGATATTGCTTAATTGCTGTTTTATCAGACACCTCATTATGAGGCTTCAGAAGAGAAAAGAACTTATGACTTTTAAAGGGACATCAGTGATTATGCTGGGGGTGAGAAGAGCCTGGAATGAATGTCAAGAGACTTAGGTTTGTGTTCTAACTATGTAGAGAACTAGTTGAGGACCTTAACAGCCTAATTTAATTCAAGACTCCCTTGGCATTCACAGATTTATTGCTCACATGCAATCTTGAAGGTCAATGGTGTGTgataatttgtaattttttttgagGGATGAACTTGAGTTGCCCTGAGTCTTGgacacacatttcttttttcttttaaattaatttttatgtgaatatagttggcttacaatgttgtgttactctcttctgtatagcaaagtgaatcagttatatatatatatacatatattcactcttgttttagattcttttcccatataggccactaacagtactgagtagagttccctgtgctatacagtagatccttatcagttatctgtcttacatatagtaatgtgtgtatgtcagtcccaatctcccatttTATCCTCCCCATTTCCCGTTCGGTAATTGtacgtttgttttctacatctgtgactctatttctgttttatgaataagttcgtttgtaccatttttaaagattctgctTATAAgctatatcatatgatacttatctttctcttgGACCCACATTATCAATGAGGACTGTTAGactaaaaaggaacagaaaaacaaTTGTAACAGCTTTAAATAGAAAAGTGACTTAAAGAGGAAAGGGGAGTATAACAGGATATAACTGGACCCCAGGAAGACTGGAAAGCAAGActataagatttcttttttttttttatttccatgaaatcaaaatcttttaataatataaatttaccctcagtttcattattatatttttcaccCCAAAAAGTTCAGATACAGAGTTTTTACAAAGTGGTATTCTGGCAGTTGATCTCATAATGATGCTGCATATTAACACTCTGTATTGAAGAGGTATCATAAAAATTGCATGGCACATTATTTGCTAAGAAGTAGCATAGTAACAATTGGGAGAAGGTTCCTAGGTTTACTGTACTCTGCTTGACGGCTTCTATGGTACCACAGTTGTATCTCAGGATTTCTCAAGTGCTGCCCCACCCATTTTTCCCTTTCCTAAAAGGCCACAAGGCTTGTGGACAATAATTGGCTCAGCATGACAAAACTCAGATGCCTCCAAATGAGAAAAGCTACTCCCAACCACCTGGGCTGCCCCTCCTCCTGACTACCTAGCCCATCCTGGACAGCCTGAGTCTGGCTCACACCCAAGTATCTGCCCAATCCTGCTTTCCCACCTGTGCTTCTAACAGCCCAGGATGCACCCCATACCTTGTCTCCCTGACACTAACAGGTATTGGGCCCgaaacacacagaaacacaatCCTAGCCTCAGCTTCTGCTCTATTTTGGCATTTCCACTTTTGATACATGattttaatattccttttaaaatccaACTGGATCAAACCCAATGCTATGGAGTGTTCACTCTGATAAGTTTTCAAGTGTCCCAAAGCCGTAGGCTCTGCTTTATCCAGGTGACAGTTCCCAGCTTCCCAGGAAACCTCAGGGGGACGGGTATGCCTTCTTCTCCAGCTACAAGACTGCAGAGTGGGTCTCCTGCAGGTTCTCCTCAAGCTTCAGTCCCAGGTTGTCAATTCCAGTGCTGGTGACTGGTGGTACACTGCTTTCAGCTGGCTCTGCCGTGCGCGTCGGGGTGGAGCAGTACAGGATGAACCCCACCATGATgacggtgaaggacaggatgTAGAGTCCTGAAAACGTATAGCCAAACAGAAAGAGTCCGAAGAAAAGACTGTAGAGGTCAGCTGTCAGGATGCCCAGGTTGACAGAAGTGGCACTGGTGACTTTGATCACCAGTGGCATGAAGCTATACAGGCAAAACATACAGAAGGCAAATGCTACAAATAGCAGGGCAATTTTCCAGTCCCAGTGAATGCTGGCAATATCCTTATATTCCACAATCAATAGTTGTATGCCACTGATAATTGTTCCAAATAAGCCCACCATTCCTAAAACCTCCTttctgctcagcttcttcacGATGTATTCTTCACACACATTAGAAACAGCATAGAGGGAAGCTCCAAGAAGGACCAAGATGTCACCAATCAGTACATTATTACCTGTATTGTCTTCCCTCCCTGCTAATATGTCTGCACCAACCATAGTTCCTACACCCAACAGACAGCCAGCCACAGCAATCAAGTGGATCACTCTGTATCCTGCGTAAAGAATAAACCACGAAAGAGCCATCAACACAGGAATCCCAAAGCAATCCAAAAGACTCTTACTATTCATTGCTAAAAGTACACTTAATACTATTTGTGATGAATGCATCTTCTAGGTAACTCCTGGTTTTAATTTCTATGAAATTCTGagtttttcatgtgcctcttatGATGTCTGTCTTACAAAAGATTTCCTATctttcccaccaggctcctctgtccatgggattttccaggcgagaatactggagtgggttgtcatttccttctacaggggatcttcccgacccagggatgaaacctgcgtCTTccgcttgacaggcagattctttttaccactgagccacctggacaCTGGTTAGCGTTGTGTTCTGGTATGCTCTGACAATCAGGTAATTAGCTTCTACATCTGCTAGTCCAAGCAGGATGCACTTCCaccatttctttttcaatatgtATAAAAGATTATCACTACCTGATTGAAATGCCAGCATCACTGTATAAATTAGAAACAGCAAACAATAGTTGATAAAGCTCTGAAGCATGGGGGTATTCACTTTATATCTTTCTGCCAAATACTGGCTGGTGATGGCTGTCCCACATATACACAAGGATAACATCTGACCTAAGGcaattgttttcaaaatattccagGTGAAGAGTTTGCCCTTGATCCAGAGCAGCAGGCTGGCCGAGCCCGGCGCGTGTGGCTGCCGGCCGCTAGGTCACGCCAGCGAGGCGGCCTCCATGGGAGCCCCGTGGTCTCCGGCGCCCGGAACCCCTAGAAGTGCCGGGTCCCGGAAGACGGGAGGCGGCGCTTGTGCGGCTGGTGGGTGCTCGGCTCGGCCAGTGGGTCCCGCTCTCGCCGGCGTCCCTCTCTCACCTCTGCTGGGCGGACTCGTTCTCAAGACTATAAGATTTCTCCAGACTCTCAAACAGAATCTGTTCCATGAGAATTAAGACTTGGTCCATGCTATTCTTTCCTCAGTGGATGATTTTTGAGTGCATTTTGAGTTCAGTGCTGGTTAAGAGATAGTGAGACATAAAAGGAAACATCAGACTCTCTTTGCTCTCAAGAAGTTCAACAGCTAGGGAAGAGACAAGACTTCCCCTCCCACTGAACACAAAGGGTGTGCGGCAGATGGAGTTCACTAGTCCTGGAAGTGTTTCACATGATTGAGAGGTCTTTGCATCCTAGGTAGACTCAAGAAGTCTTCGTGTAGGGgaaagtactttatttttttcttctgggaacTGTAGAGTTGTCATCATAGATGGAAAGATGAGGAGGACAGCATGAACAAAGTCTTGGAGATGTAAATTATCTGGCAGTGGCAGTAAAGACTAGAAGGAGGGCAACGAGGAATACTTAGTAGAGGAAGAAACCCACATTGGTCAGGAGTGAGAGAGAAGTTGTGCTAAGCTGAGGAAGGGCCTAAAAATGCCAGGCTGATCAGACTAATCCTAATGGAGCAATACAGAGCCACCATAggtcctttaaaatttttaaaaaccttttatgaaatatttcatttatataaatacacacaaatggtatgctgtgtgctgtgcttagtcgttcagtcatgtctgactcttctgtgatgccatggactgtagcccaccaggcttctctgttcacggggattctccaggcaagaataccggagtaggttgccatgtcctcctccaagggatcttcccaatccaggtctctggcactgcagcggattctttaccgtctgagccaccagggaagcccagcacatgGTATAAAGGTGTTTGTATAatgtataaagaaggctgagcactgaagaattgatactttacaaactgtgatgctggagaagactcttgagagtcttttggactgcaaggagatcaaatcagtcaatcctaaaggaaaccaaccctgaatatttattggaaggactgatgctgaagctgaagctctaatac from Bos mutus isolate GX-2022 chromosome 27, NWIPB_WYAK_1.1, whole genome shotgun sequence encodes the following:
- the LOC102281183 gene encoding LOW QUALITY PROTEIN: solute carrier family 35 member F2-like (The sequence of the model RefSeq protein was modified relative to this genomic sequence to represent the inferred CDS: substituted 1 base at 1 genomic stop codon); amino-acid sequence: MEAASLAXPSGRQPHAPGSASLLLWIKGKLFTWNILKTIALGQMLSLCICGTAITSQYLAERYKVNTPMLQSFINYCLLFLIYTVMLAFQSGSDNLLYILKKKWWKCILLGLADVEANYLIVRAYQNTTLTSVQSLLDCFGIPVLMALSWFILYAGYRVIHLIAVAGCLLGVGTMVGADILAGREDNTGNNVLIGDILVLLGASLYAVSNVCEEYIVKKLSRKEVLGMVGLFGTIISGIQLLIVEYKDIASIHWDWKIALLFVAFAFCMFCLYSFMPLVIKVTSATSVNLGILTADLYSLFFGLFLFGYTFSGLYILSFTVIMVGFILYCSTPTRTAEPAESSVPPVTSTGIDNLGLKLEENLQETHSAVL